The Salinispora tropica CNB-440 genome has a window encoding:
- a CDS encoding ABC transporter permease: MSTLSEAVGPAEPNDAPPRGLWRQGLTVFCENRLALVGLGLFVLLAGVCFLGPLVYHTDQVHTDLTAVHLAPGEQGHPLGTDGVGYDQLGRLMLGGQTSIIVGLAAGVLATIVGTLLGAIAGFFGGWVDAAVMRVVDAMMSIPSLFLFMLLAAIVTPSAPMLILIIGAFAWLGPARLVRGEALTLRSREYVQAMRGMGGTGGRAVRRHIIPNAIGTVIVNATFQVADAILYVAYLSFLGLGIPPPAANWGGMLSDGLADTYSGHWWLLYPPGIAIILIVLAFNFIGDGLRDAFEVRLRRR, encoded by the coding sequence ATGAGCACGCTGTCCGAAGCGGTCGGCCCGGCTGAGCCAAACGACGCGCCACCGCGCGGTCTGTGGCGGCAGGGGCTGACCGTCTTCTGCGAGAACCGGCTTGCCCTGGTGGGACTGGGCCTGTTCGTCCTGCTGGCCGGGGTCTGTTTCCTCGGACCGCTGGTCTACCACACCGACCAGGTGCACACGGACCTCACCGCCGTGCACCTGGCCCCGGGAGAGCAGGGACATCCGCTCGGCACCGACGGGGTCGGCTACGACCAGTTGGGGCGGCTGATGCTCGGCGGCCAGACCTCCATCATCGTCGGACTGGCCGCCGGGGTGCTCGCCACCATCGTTGGCACGCTGCTGGGTGCCATCGCCGGCTTCTTCGGCGGCTGGGTGGACGCCGCGGTGATGCGCGTGGTCGACGCGATGATGTCGATCCCCTCGTTGTTCCTGTTCATGCTGCTCGCCGCCATCGTCACGCCGAGCGCGCCGATGCTCATCCTCATCATCGGTGCCTTCGCCTGGCTGGGCCCGGCCCGGCTCGTGCGGGGCGAGGCACTGACGCTGCGCTCACGTGAGTACGTCCAGGCGATGCGTGGGATGGGTGGCACGGGTGGCCGTGCGGTCCGCCGACACATCATCCCCAACGCCATCGGCACGGTAATCGTCAACGCCACCTTCCAGGTCGCCGACGCGATCCTCTACGTCGCCTACCTGTCCTTCCTTGGCCTCGGCATCCCCCCACCGGCCGCGAACTGGGGTGGCATGCTCTCCGATGGTCTCGCGGACACCTACAGCGGCCACTGGTGGCTGTTGTACCCGCCCGGGATCGCCATCATCCTCATCGTCCTCGCCTTCAACTTCATCGGTGACGGACTCAGGGACGCCTTCGAGGTTCGCCTCCGGCGACGCTAG
- a CDS encoding ABC transporter permease, translating to MARYLITRLGQALIVVVLVTVIAFLILHLLPGGAARATLGKEATLEQLAAFNHEMGYDRPLIQQYGMYVQRLLQGDLGYSYQLNQSVLEAIEQRLPKTMVLSLLSTLLAVVLAIPLGVLQAIRRNRWPDYAITALSLLAYATPIFFLGLMMIIVFSQVWPILPPEAPQGFTVAEVLADPAGLVLPTATLAIVTIAVYARYVRSSMIDNLNENYVRTARSKGLSERRVVLRHTLRNGLFPVITLLGMYLPALFSGALVVESLFNFPGMGQLFWQAALKRDFPILLGVTVIISIATVIGALVADLLYAAVDPRVRLRGSAT from the coding sequence GTGGCCCGGTACCTCATCACACGCCTGGGACAGGCTCTCATCGTCGTCGTACTCGTCACGGTGATCGCGTTCCTCATCTTGCACCTGCTGCCCGGGGGCGCCGCACGAGCCACCCTCGGCAAGGAGGCGACGCTGGAGCAGTTGGCGGCGTTCAACCACGAGATGGGCTACGACCGGCCGTTGATCCAGCAGTACGGCATGTACGTGCAACGCCTGCTACAGGGCGATCTCGGCTACTCCTACCAGCTCAACCAGTCTGTCCTCGAGGCGATCGAACAGCGGCTACCCAAGACGATGGTGCTGTCGCTGCTGTCGACCCTGCTCGCCGTCGTGCTGGCGATCCCGCTCGGCGTGCTCCAGGCGATCCGTCGCAACCGCTGGCCCGACTACGCCATCACCGCGCTGTCGCTGCTGGCGTACGCCACGCCCATCTTCTTTCTGGGCCTCATGATGATCATCGTCTTCTCACAGGTCTGGCCGATCCTGCCCCCGGAGGCACCGCAGGGATTCACGGTGGCCGAGGTGCTCGCCGATCCGGCCGGGCTGGTCCTACCCACGGCCACCCTCGCCATCGTCACCATCGCGGTCTACGCACGGTACGTACGGTCATCGATGATCGACAACCTGAACGAGAACTACGTGCGCACCGCTCGCAGCAAGGGGCTCTCCGAGCGACGGGTCGTGCTGCGGCACACCCTGCGCAACGGGCTGTTCCCGGTCATCACGTTGCTCGGGATGTACCTGCCCGCGCTGTTCAGCGGGGCACTGGTCGTCGAGTCGCTGTTCAACTTCCCCGGAATGGGCCAGTTGTTCTGGCAGGCGGCGCTCAAGCGCGACTTCCCGATCCTGCTCGGGGTCACCGTCATCATCTCGATCGCCACAGTCATCGGCGCGCTGGTCGCCGACCTGCTGTACGCCGCCGTTGACCCCCGGGTCCGACTCCGTGGGAGCGCCACATGA
- a CDS encoding peptide ABC transporter substrate-binding protein, with protein MTSRFPGRALRGAVAAAATIALGAGLVGCGDNSGSKDGGSQGKDTVTVAFRTPNWILPISAPGFTQGENAIFGQALYRPLYQYRLDGTAQYNIDPERSMAEPPQVSDDGRTLTITLKDNSWSDGTPITTRDIQFWYDLVSANKDKWASYRAGGFPDNVDAWSIKDEKTFSITTTEVYNTAWFVDNQLNRITPLPQHAWDKDSATADVSDLASSPEGAKKVFDFLIAASKDPKTYDSNELWQVTSGAWTLEKYVPNGEVTLAAQPNYSGTDKPKLSTVVLRPFTSDDAEFNVLRAGDIDYGYVPPANMSQKSYLESKGYTISPWYGWSITYLQLNYNNPKSGVLFKQPYLRQSLQMLIDQPTISKVIWSDTAAPTCGPVPARPGTNTDAAGCAYSFDPAKSKELLESNGWKVTPDGQTTCQSPGTGPNQCGEGIAAGTPLEFTVTSQTGFAATTKMFAEIKSQMAKLGIQLTIKEVPDSVAVTPTCEPTEASCSWDMSFFGSQGSWYYPAFASGERLFATDAPVNLGSYSNPEADKLIEATQFAGDESALMAYNDFLAKDLPVLWMPNPVYQVSAYRSGLQGVEPQDPMNLMYFQDWSWE; from the coding sequence ATGACGAGCAGATTTCCCGGCCGCGCCCTGCGTGGCGCGGTGGCGGCAGCCGCCACGATCGCCCTTGGGGCGGGTCTGGTCGGCTGCGGTGACAACAGTGGATCCAAGGACGGCGGTAGTCAGGGCAAGGACACCGTGACAGTCGCCTTCCGTACCCCCAACTGGATCCTGCCGATCTCGGCACCAGGCTTCACCCAGGGGGAGAACGCCATCTTCGGCCAGGCGCTCTACCGCCCCCTCTACCAGTACCGGCTGGACGGCACGGCGCAGTACAACATCGACCCAGAACGCTCGATGGCCGAGCCCCCGCAGGTGAGCGACGACGGCCGCACGCTGACGATCACGTTGAAGGACAACTCCTGGTCCGATGGCACGCCCATCACCACCAGGGACATCCAGTTCTGGTACGACCTGGTCTCGGCGAACAAGGACAAGTGGGCGTCGTACCGGGCCGGCGGCTTCCCCGACAACGTTGACGCGTGGTCGATCAAGGATGAGAAGACCTTCTCGATCACCACCACGGAGGTCTACAACACCGCGTGGTTCGTCGACAACCAGCTCAACCGCATCACGCCCCTGCCCCAGCACGCCTGGGACAAGGACTCCGCGACCGCCGACGTGAGCGACCTCGCCAGCAGCCCGGAGGGCGCCAAGAAGGTCTTCGACTTCCTCATCGCCGCCTCGAAGGACCCCAAGACGTACGACTCCAACGAGTTGTGGCAGGTCACCAGCGGCGCGTGGACGCTGGAGAAGTACGTGCCCAACGGTGAGGTCACCCTCGCCGCCCAGCCGAACTACTCCGGTACCGACAAACCGAAGCTCTCCACGGTCGTGTTGCGGCCGTTCACCAGCGATGACGCCGAGTTCAACGTGCTCCGCGCCGGCGACATCGACTACGGGTACGTGCCGCCGGCCAACATGTCCCAGAAGAGCTACCTCGAGTCCAAGGGATACACGATCTCACCGTGGTACGGCTGGTCGATCACCTACCTCCAGCTGAACTACAACAACCCGAAGTCCGGCGTGCTGTTCAAGCAGCCCTACCTTCGGCAGTCGCTGCAGATGCTCATCGACCAGCCGACGATCAGCAAGGTCATCTGGTCGGACACCGCCGCGCCGACCTGCGGCCCGGTACCGGCCAGGCCCGGCACCAACACCGACGCCGCCGGGTGCGCGTACTCCTTCGATCCGGCGAAGTCCAAGGAACTGTTGGAGAGCAACGGCTGGAAGGTGACCCCGGACGGGCAGACCACCTGCCAGTCGCCGGGCACCGGCCCGAACCAGTGCGGTGAGGGAATCGCCGCCGGCACACCGCTCGAGTTCACGGTGACCAGCCAGACCGGGTTCGCCGCCACGACCAAGATGTTCGCCGAGATCAAGTCACAGATGGCCAAGCTCGGTATCCAGCTGACGATCAAGGAGGTGCCCGACTCGGTCGCGGTCACGCCGACCTGTGAGCCGACCGAGGCGAGCTGCTCGTGGGACATGTCCTTCTTCGGCTCGCAGGGCAGCTGGTACTACCCGGCCTTCGCCAGCGGCGAGCGGCTCTTCGCCACCGACGCCCCGGTGAACCTGGGCAGCTACAGCAATCCTGAGGCGGACAAGCTCATCGAGGCCACTCAGTTCGCTGGCGACGAGAGCGCGCTCATGGCGTACAACGACTTCCTGGCCAAGGACCTGCCCGTGCTCTGGATGCCGAATCCGGTGTACCAGGTCTCGGCGTACCGCTCCGGCCTGCAGGGCGTCGAGCCTCAGGACCCGATGAACCTCATGTACTTCCAGGACTGGTCCTGGGAATAG
- a CDS encoding serine/threonine-protein kinase yields MPGLTDLRVFARGGYATIYKATQISVGREVAVKVENRTLDSERDQARFLREARAAGRMSSHPHVVDLFDVGVTVDQHPYLIMELCDGSFAERMRTSPLGALEARDLGVKIADAIAHSHAAGVLHRDVKPANILHSHFNPAVLADFGLAVVAELRDARVALEVLTPAYAPPEMFNHSPPSPAVDVYALCATLYAVMHGRPPRWRSERDPSLVTVLEMFHQPVPGLPGVPEELVDILRAGMSNDPGARPSAAELRDLLAALPVGGTVSGSASVPAEPTVGGHSGAAPSGHSGVASGGRSARPAPRAPVEDAHPTLPSEARRRRRWFLGGAGVAVLLAAGVGLVGVGLDSGLGASRPTSSAALTTDAALRPACAQVAELPSGARCADELECFGPIWISGSRAPAEQVPCSGEHTWESYAEGELPKALHRADYADISAHPTVRRVCNETTFRLAAGLNRTEGWNLDVLPPGGAERTYRCVAGRGLDALAAPTLVR; encoded by the coding sequence GTGCCCGGGCTGACTGATTTGCGGGTTTTCGCCCGGGGTGGTTACGCGACGATCTACAAAGCCACCCAGATCTCGGTGGGGCGCGAGGTGGCGGTCAAGGTGGAGAACCGCACTCTGGACAGCGAGCGGGATCAGGCCCGGTTCCTCCGCGAGGCACGGGCGGCCGGTCGGATGTCGTCGCACCCGCACGTGGTCGACCTCTTCGATGTCGGGGTCACGGTGGACCAACACCCATACCTGATCATGGAGCTCTGCGACGGGTCGTTCGCCGAACGGATGCGTACCTCGCCGCTCGGCGCCCTGGAGGCTCGCGACCTCGGGGTCAAGATCGCCGACGCGATCGCCCACTCCCACGCGGCCGGGGTGCTGCACCGGGACGTCAAGCCGGCCAACATCCTCCACTCCCACTTCAATCCGGCGGTGCTGGCTGACTTCGGGCTGGCCGTCGTCGCCGAGCTGCGGGACGCCAGAGTCGCCCTCGAGGTGCTCACCCCGGCGTACGCGCCGCCAGAGATGTTCAACCACAGCCCGCCATCACCGGCAGTGGATGTCTACGCGCTCTGCGCCACCCTCTACGCGGTGATGCACGGTCGGCCGCCGCGTTGGCGGTCCGAGCGCGACCCCAGTCTGGTGACGGTGCTGGAGATGTTCCATCAGCCGGTCCCCGGCCTGCCCGGGGTGCCGGAGGAGTTGGTCGACATCCTCCGGGCCGGCATGTCGAACGACCCGGGGGCGCGACCGTCCGCCGCCGAGCTGCGGGACCTGCTGGCCGCGCTGCCGGTTGGCGGGACCGTCTCCGGCTCCGCCAGCGTCCCTGCCGAGCCGACCGTCGGCGGGCACTCCGGAGCGGCCCCGAGCGGGCATTCCGGAGTGGCGTCGGGCGGCCGGTCGGCTCGCCCCGCGCCCCGAGCGCCGGTCGAGGACGCACACCCGACCCTCCCCTCCGAGGCACGGCGGCGGAGGCGCTGGTTCCTCGGCGGAGCGGGAGTGGCCGTCCTCCTCGCGGCCGGCGTCGGGCTGGTCGGCGTTGGGCTGGATAGCGGCCTGGGCGCGTCGCGACCGACGTCGAGCGCGGCCCTGACCACCGATGCCGCACTCCGGCCTGCGTGCGCTCAGGTCGCGGAGCTGCCCTCCGGGGCCCGGTGCGCAGACGAACTGGAGTGCTTCGGTCCGATCTGGATCAGCGGGTCCCGGGCCCCCGCCGAGCAGGTGCCCTGCTCAGGTGAGCACACCTGGGAGAGCTATGCTGAGGGTGAGCTACCCAAGGCGTTACACCGGGCCGACTACGCCGACATCAGCGCACACCCGACGGTTCGTCGGGTGTGTAACGAGACCACCTTCCGGCTCGCCGCTGGCCTCAACCGCACCGAGGGGTGGAACCTGGACGTGCTGCCGCCCGGGGGCGCGGAGCGGACGTACCGCTGTGTGGCCGGGCGCGGGCTGGACGCGCTCGCCGCCCCGACTCTTGTCCGCTGA
- a CDS encoding copper homeostasis protein CutC, which yields MTTVEICVSDVPTALVAEAAGADRLELCADLGQGGTTPSLGTVEVALRTLRAVDVRIMIRPRGGDFRVSEIERQVMLADIAAIRELPNPHGLTVGVVVGALTPDNNLDLAVLRHMIEAAGPLPVTVHKAFDEVDDQLAAIDQVVGLGADAVLTSGAAATALAGAARLAALRQRAGDRLRVIAAGGIRSHNVRQVLTETGAREVHLRAPVQRDGREATDGDEVSRLVVAARGR from the coding sequence ATGACCACAGTGGAAATCTGCGTCAGTGATGTGCCGACCGCACTGGTGGCCGAGGCGGCCGGAGCCGACCGACTGGAGCTCTGCGCCGACCTCGGCCAGGGCGGCACCACCCCGAGCCTGGGGACGGTTGAGGTCGCCCTGCGTACGCTGCGTGCGGTCGATGTGCGCATCATGATCAGGCCCCGGGGCGGCGACTTCCGGGTGAGCGAGATCGAACGCCAGGTCATGCTCGCCGATATCGCGGCGATTCGCGAACTGCCCAACCCTCACGGTCTCACGGTCGGGGTGGTGGTCGGCGCGCTCACCCCCGACAACAACCTCGATCTGGCCGTGCTGCGGCACATGATCGAGGCGGCGGGGCCGTTGCCGGTGACCGTCCACAAGGCCTTCGACGAGGTCGACGACCAGCTTGCGGCAATCGACCAGGTTGTCGGCCTCGGGGCGGACGCGGTGCTCACCTCGGGCGCGGCGGCCACCGCGCTGGCCGGCGCCGCCCGCCTCGCCGCGCTGCGGCAGCGGGCCGGCGATCGACTTCGGGTGATCGCCGCCGGCGGAATCCGTTCCCACAACGTCCGCCAGGTACTCACCGAGACCGGGGCACGGGAGGTCCACCTGCGCGCGCCGGTGCAGCGCGACGGACGCGAGGCGACCGACGGCGACGAGGTGAGCCGACTCGTCGTCGCCGCGCGTGGGCGTTGA
- a CDS encoding ABC transporter ATP-binding protein, whose product MSESIGPTARHSAPAVNAAAGRPLLELRDLDTDIALRRGTVHALDGISLEVAPGQTLGVVGESGSGKTMTALSIMGLLPPGGRVTGGQILFEGRDLRSLPADEVRRIRGVRMGMVFQDPLTSLNPTIRIGAQVAEPLRVHKRVGRAEARDRAIEILRRVGMPRPEQIVDNYPHELSGGMRQRVAIAMALVCSPSLLIADEPTTALDVTTQRQILELIDDLREEFGMAVILVTHDLGVIAGRADRVAVMYAGRVVETAATEQLFQAPRHRYTEALMRALPESAIRDSGGHDRLISIPGLPPDLSGPLTGCRFAPRCSYVSDSCRTTDPALIPGAHQHACLHPVPTPTAAVTAPVPAPIEPATAPVTAAPPESTEPPVLSVRNLIKNYPVHGRGLLRRTAGQVSAVADVSFEVRPGETFGLVGESGCGKSTVGRLSVGLERASAGQIVLDGTDLADLTGRERRRMHRHVQLMFQDSYAAMNPRMRVDAILAEPLEIQKVGDGSARQARIATLLDQVGLPRRALERYPHEFSGGQLQRIGLARSLALRPRLIVGDEPVSALDVSIQAQVLNLMRDLQRELDLAYIFISHDLSVVDYMADRIGVMYLGKLVEVGPAREVVRAARHPYTQALVDAVPSIEPNRAATRDGMTIRGELPSALDPPTGCRFRTRCPYAVDICTTEPPLTGDLHQVACHLPLRPEPTSTSTQAQAVV is encoded by the coding sequence ATGAGCGAATCGATCGGTCCAACTGCCCGGCACTCCGCGCCGGCTGTGAACGCGGCAGCCGGCCGGCCCCTGCTGGAACTACGTGACCTCGACACCGACATCGCGCTGCGCCGTGGCACGGTACACGCCCTCGACGGCATCAGTCTTGAGGTCGCGCCCGGGCAGACCCTCGGCGTCGTGGGCGAGTCCGGCAGCGGCAAGACGATGACCGCATTGTCAATCATGGGACTACTTCCGCCCGGCGGTCGCGTCACCGGTGGGCAGATTCTGTTCGAGGGACGGGATCTGCGATCGTTGCCGGCCGATGAGGTACGCCGGATCCGAGGTGTCCGGATGGGCATGGTCTTCCAGGACCCGCTCACCTCGCTCAACCCCACCATACGCATCGGTGCGCAGGTGGCCGAACCACTGCGCGTACACAAGCGGGTCGGCAGGGCGGAGGCCCGGGACCGGGCCATCGAGATCCTGCGCCGGGTCGGGATGCCGCGCCCGGAACAAATCGTCGACAACTATCCGCACGAGCTGTCCGGCGGTATGCGGCAACGGGTCGCCATCGCCATGGCCCTGGTCTGCTCACCAAGCCTGCTCATCGCCGACGAGCCGACCACCGCACTCGACGTCACCACCCAGCGGCAGATCCTCGAACTCATCGACGATCTTCGGGAAGAGTTCGGGATGGCCGTCATCCTGGTCACCCACGACCTCGGGGTGATCGCCGGTCGGGCGGACCGGGTAGCCGTCATGTACGCCGGTCGGGTCGTGGAGACCGCGGCCACCGAGCAGCTGTTCCAAGCGCCCCGACACCGCTACACCGAGGCCCTGATGCGGGCGCTACCCGAGTCGGCCATCCGGGACAGCGGCGGACACGACCGGCTGATCAGCATCCCGGGACTGCCACCGGACCTGTCCGGTCCCCTAACCGGATGCCGGTTCGCGCCGCGGTGTTCGTATGTCAGCGACAGCTGCCGGACCACCGACCCGGCCCTGATCCCGGGCGCGCACCAGCACGCGTGTCTGCACCCGGTACCCACGCCCACCGCGGCGGTCACCGCGCCGGTCCCGGCACCGATCGAGCCGGCGACGGCGCCGGTCACCGCGGCACCGCCCGAATCCACGGAGCCGCCAGTCCTGTCGGTGCGGAACCTGATCAAGAACTACCCGGTGCACGGCCGTGGGCTACTGCGCCGGACAGCCGGGCAGGTAAGCGCGGTAGCCGATGTCTCCTTCGAGGTCAGGCCCGGAGAGACCTTCGGGCTCGTCGGCGAGTCCGGCTGCGGCAAGTCCACCGTGGGACGGCTGTCCGTCGGCCTGGAACGGGCCTCCGCCGGGCAGATCGTGTTGGACGGTACGGATCTCGCCGACCTCACCGGCCGGGAACGACGCCGGATGCACCGGCACGTCCAACTCATGTTCCAGGACAGCTATGCGGCGATGAACCCTCGGATGCGCGTTGACGCCATCCTCGCCGAACCACTCGAGATCCAGAAGGTGGGTGACGGTTCGGCACGGCAAGCACGGATCGCCACTCTCCTCGACCAGGTGGGGTTGCCCCGGCGGGCGCTGGAACGCTACCCCCACGAGTTCTCCGGCGGTCAGCTGCAGCGGATCGGGCTGGCCCGGTCGCTGGCGTTGCGCCCCCGGCTGATCGTTGGCGACGAGCCGGTGAGCGCGTTGGACGTCTCGATCCAGGCGCAGGTGCTCAACCTGATGCGGGACCTGCAGCGCGAACTCGATCTGGCGTACATCTTCATCAGTCATGATCTGTCTGTTGTCGACTACATGGCAGACCGGATCGGTGTGATGTACCTCGGCAAGCTCGTCGAGGTCGGGCCCGCCCGGGAAGTGGTGCGGGCTGCCCGGCATCCGTACACGCAGGCACTGGTCGACGCGGTCCCGTCCATCGAGCCGAACCGGGCAGCCACTCGCGACGGCATGACCATCCGGGGCGAGCTTCCCAGTGCCCTCGACCCACCCACCGGGTGTCGGTTCCGCACGCGCTGCCCCTACGCGGTGGACATCTGCACAACGGAGCCTCCACTGACCGGTGACCTGCACCAGGTGGCCTGCCACCTGCCGCTACGCCCGGAGCCGACCAGCACCTCCACGCAGGCCCAGGCTGTCGTATGA
- a CDS encoding ROK family transcriptional regulator, with product MEPPISATLRDQTLDLLSRGAATSRADLVEALQVAPSTVTAMVRRLLEEGVLAEEGMGRSTGGRPPRILRLRETKGVLAVAELGGRHARVGLCTPGGGLRTTEEVAIDIAAGPEEVFAVVGATFTRLLAATTPDQVLLGVGLALPGPVGFPEGRLVGPARMPGWSGVDAGAHLTDHFQVPVIVENDAKAAAMGEYVTRRQETGDMIYVKAGTGIGACLVTGGQIHRGGRGLSGDVTHVRVADSGERHCSCGSQGCLETVASGAALARQLAEQGSSAVTVPEIITAVGDADPTVVTMVRHAGGLLGVALSGLVNFLNPDTVVIGGALSSLDVYVAATRSMLYERCLPSMTQSLTIEASGAGSNAALIGLGHLLRTTVDVRPT from the coding sequence TTGGAGCCACCGATCTCCGCCACGCTGCGTGACCAGACTCTCGACCTGCTCTCCAGAGGTGCGGCCACGTCCCGCGCCGACCTCGTCGAGGCCTTGCAGGTCGCCCCGTCAACCGTCACCGCCATGGTGCGCCGGCTGTTGGAGGAGGGCGTCCTCGCCGAGGAGGGCATGGGCCGCTCCACCGGTGGGCGGCCCCCTCGGATCCTGCGCCTGCGAGAGACCAAGGGAGTCCTCGCCGTCGCGGAACTCGGCGGCAGACACGCCCGGGTGGGGTTGTGCACGCCCGGCGGCGGACTGCGCACCACCGAGGAAGTGGCGATCGACATCGCCGCCGGGCCTGAGGAGGTCTTCGCCGTCGTCGGAGCCACCTTCACGCGGCTCCTGGCGGCGACCACACCTGATCAGGTGCTGCTCGGGGTCGGCCTCGCCCTCCCGGGCCCGGTGGGGTTCCCGGAAGGGCGGTTGGTAGGCCCGGCCCGGATGCCCGGCTGGAGCGGCGTCGACGCCGGCGCACACCTCACCGATCACTTCCAGGTGCCGGTGATCGTCGAGAACGACGCCAAGGCGGCGGCGATGGGTGAGTACGTCACCCGGCGTCAGGAAACCGGCGACATGATCTACGTCAAGGCCGGCACCGGCATCGGTGCCTGCCTGGTCACCGGCGGACAGATCCACCGTGGCGGGCGCGGACTCAGCGGCGACGTCACCCACGTACGGGTAGCCGACAGCGGCGAGCGGCACTGCTCCTGCGGCAGCCAGGGCTGCCTGGAGACCGTCGCCAGCGGTGCCGCCCTGGCCCGCCAGTTGGCCGAGCAGGGCTCCTCGGCGGTCACTGTCCCCGAGATCATCACGGCGGTCGGCGACGCCGACCCGACCGTCGTGACCATGGTGCGCCACGCTGGTGGACTGTTGGGCGTGGCGCTCTCCGGTCTGGTCAACTTCCTCAACCCCGACACCGTCGTCATCGGCGGTGCGCTGTCCAGTCTCGACGTCTACGTGGCCGCGACCCGCAGCATGCTCTACGAACGCTGCCTACCGTCCATGACCCAGTCCCTGACCATCGAAGCCAGCGGCGCGGGCTCGAATGCGGCCCTCATCGGCCTCGGGCACCTGCTACGCACGACCGTCGACGTACGACCCACCTGA
- a CDS encoding DoxX family protein: MELTMATPVLLVALAVLRGLGALGVRRFVTWPSAAAHALAIMLFMTATAHFVPGGVTVMPTHDDLVAMVPPLVPLPSLVVHLTGVLEILGALGLILSRTRRAAGYCLVLLFVVLLPGNIYAATAEVPFAGEQASPLWQRIPEQVLYIGAALWATRGMSPLQSRGVRWRPLRLSER, translated from the coding sequence ATGGAGCTCACCATGGCAACCCCCGTTCTCCTTGTCGCGCTGGCCGTCCTACGCGGCCTTGGGGCGCTGGGCGTGCGCCGATTCGTGACCTGGCCTTCGGCCGCCGCGCACGCCCTGGCGATCATGCTGTTCATGACCGCCACAGCCCACTTCGTGCCGGGCGGCGTCACCGTCATGCCGACCCACGACGATCTGGTGGCGATGGTGCCGCCTCTGGTGCCGCTTCCATCCCTGGTGGTACACCTCACCGGTGTGCTCGAAATCCTCGGCGCACTCGGCCTCATACTCTCCCGCACTCGCCGGGCTGCCGGATACTGCCTCGTGTTGCTGTTCGTCGTTCTGCTTCCTGGGAACATCTACGCCGCCACTGCTGAGGTCCCGTTCGCGGGCGAACAAGCGTCTCCGCTGTGGCAGCGCATCCCCGAACAGGTTCTCTACATCGGCGCGGCACTGTGGGCCACGCGCGGCATGTCGCCGCTGCAATCAAGGGGCGTGCGGTGGCGTCCCCTGAGGTTGAGCGAGCGCTAG
- a CDS encoding HAD-IA family hydrolase: protein MDRSLLFDIDGTLVDSAKAVVANWSTVASRYGVDADAILRVCHGRRDEDVVPEFFPPEAVASVLREMADLALSHAELVSPIPGAVAALNTITDGTWAVVTSGSRALMTSRMRGAGLRIPSVIVAAEDVRHGKPDPEGYLLAARQLGVAAASCVVVEDSPAGVAAGKAAGAAVVALATTHAPDSLTQADVVIDDLSELNRAIGYLPALSGAAPSGHEGRAGAGGQNSRHSGH, encoded by the coding sequence ATGGATCGGTCGCTCCTCTTTGACATCGACGGCACGCTCGTGGACTCGGCAAAGGCGGTAGTCGCCAATTGGAGTACGGTTGCCTCCCGCTACGGCGTTGATGCTGACGCCATCCTGCGGGTCTGCCACGGCCGGCGCGACGAGGATGTGGTGCCAGAGTTCTTTCCGCCCGAGGCTGTCGCGTCGGTCCTGCGGGAGATGGCCGACCTTGCGCTCTCACACGCCGAGTTGGTGAGCCCGATTCCGGGGGCCGTCGCTGCGCTGAACACGATCACCGACGGCACGTGGGCGGTCGTCACCTCCGGGTCTCGTGCTCTCATGACCTCCCGGATGCGCGGTGCTGGTCTGCGAATTCCGTCGGTCATCGTGGCGGCGGAGGACGTCCGCCACGGAAAACCCGATCCCGAGGGGTATCTGCTGGCCGCCCGGCAACTCGGTGTTGCCGCCGCGTCCTGCGTGGTGGTGGAGGATTCCCCCGCCGGAGTCGCCGCCGGCAAGGCGGCCGGGGCCGCGGTCGTGGCACTCGCCACAACCCATGCCCCTGATTCGCTGACCCAGGCCGACGTCGTCATCGACGATCTCAGCGAGCTGAACCGGGCGATCGGGTATTTGCCGGCGTTGTCTGGTGCGGCCCCTTCCGGGCATGAAGGGCGGGCGGGGGCGGGTGGTCAGAACTCCCGCCACTCTGGCCACTGA